CGTGCCGCCGCGTCGGGGCTTGAAAGCCCCGCCTACGATCCTGCAGTCGCTGCGCGACGCGCCAGTCGCACCAGTGCCTGCCGTTCCCGACGGCCGTCGCGCAGCGACGGCGTGACTGTAGGCGGGGGTTTCAACCCCCGACCGCCCGTTCCATGATGCTTCGGGGACACCAATGAACAGGCAATCGCCCTGAGGCAGGGGCCTCCCGGCAGGCCAACGACGACGCCATGGCACCGGACTTGCTTTGAGGCCGGTGTCACGCCAGCACGCACAGCGGGGTGCGGAAGGCTGGGAGGGAGCAATCTGATGCGACTCGATCTTGATGCGAAGGTTCGCGCCAGCGACGGCCACAACATCGGCAGCGTGGACCGCGCCATCATCGACCCACGAACGAATGAAGTGACCTCGATTGTCGTCCGGACGGGTGCGATCTTCGGGCGCGACATCATGGTGCCGCGCGAGGACATCGAGCGGGGCAGCCAGGACGGCGATGCCATCCGCCTCACGTTGACGAAGGACGAGCTGGAGCGGCTGCCAGACTTCCGGCCGGAAGAGTACGGGCCACCTCCCGGCACCTGGGTTGCGCCGGCTGGCTACGCCTTCCCAGCAGGCAGCTACGCCTACCCACTGGCCGTGGACCCGATGGGCATGTCGATGCCGATCCTGGTCCCGGACGAGACGGTCGATCTGGAGGATCCGGACGCGGTGACCCTCACGAAGGGCGCGCTGGTGCTGGATCGCCACGGCGACGACATCGGCGTGGTGGACGATCTGCGCTTCGATGCGGACAGCGGCCGGGTCCAGGGCTTCGTGCTGCGGGTCGGCGGCGCGCTGCGAACACTGTTCGGCGGTGGCGACACCGTCGAGGTGTCGCGGTTGCAGATCGAGTCGGTTGGCGAGTCGATCGTGCGGCTGCGGCTGGCGAAGGACGAGGTCGAGGCGGCGGCAGCCGCGGCGGCGCACGCCTGAGGCAGAGGCTCACAGGTTCAGGCGTTGCAGGGCGATGGCGGCGAGATACAGACTGCCGCCAATCGTCAGCAGCCAGGGCCAGAACGGCGTTGAGGGCGGGGCCGCCGGACGGGCCGCCAGCGGCGTCGCGTCCGGCGGCGGGTCGTAGACGCCCCCCGTCACCTCGGCGACGCGACGCAGCAGCGGCTCGTTGAGGCCGTAGCTGTACGCTTCGGAGGTGGCCGTCTCGGTGAGGCTGGCGGCCGGTGGGATCACCAGCGGAATCCGCTGCGGCCGGCGCAACGCGTCGGGGCCGGCCTCCTCCAGTACCAGGATGCCCGTCTGCGCGGCCTGCTCGCGTGGCAGGCGCATCGTCCCGACGAACGTCGAGACCAGATCGGCCGCCTGCCGCAGCGCTACGCCGACCGGCGGCTTGCCCGCGACCTCAACCCGCGCCCCGACCGACTGTACGGCCGGAATGCGGCCGTCCTGGGCCAGCAGCGCGATCTGGAGATCGATCCGATCCCCGCGATCCGCCAGCCGGAAGTCGTAGCGGTCACGGGCGGCGTACGGCACGATGGCGTCGAGCCAGCTTGCCACCGCCCGGCCCGCCTCGGCCTGCCCGGCCCAGGCGGTCGGCACGGCCCCGGTGAAGACGCCGACGTAGCCGCGCCCGGCCGGACGGAGCGCCAGCAGCGGGTCGGTCAGGCGCGGGCGGACGGCGTAGACCTCGGCGTCCGGCTTCGCATGGCTGACGGCCGAGCCGTCGACAGGGAGAGCGGGGATCAGCGGCCGGCCGCCCGGGCGGGCCAGCGCATCCGTCTGCGCCCCGACGAACTCGCCCGGCTCGAAGTAGCGGGTCCGCTGCTCCGGCTCGAAGTAGGGCAGGGTGATGGCGGCCGGGTTGAAGCTCTGCGGCACCGGGATCGCGTCGCCGAGGCGGGCGATGGCCGAGCCGGGCACGATGCCCGGCGAGTCGATCGCGAAGGCCGTCGTCTTGCACTCCGGGCGGGCGCTGACGGCCCCGAACTCACCGTCCGAGATGAACAGCAGCCCGCAGTTCTCCAGCTTGCGCCCGGCGATCAGCCGCAGGGCTTCGGATGGATCGGTGCCGCCGCCGATCTGGATGCGGCTGACTTGATCGATGGCGAACCGCTTGCCGGCCTCGTCCATCGGGAGATTCTCGACGATGTGCA
The sequence above is a segment of the Chloroflexota bacterium genome. Coding sequences within it:
- a CDS encoding PRC-barrel domain-containing protein is translated as MRLDLDAKVRASDGHNIGSVDRAIIDPRTNEVTSIVVRTGAIFGRDIMVPREDIERGSQDGDAIRLTLTKDELERLPDFRPEEYGPPPGTWVAPAGYAFPAGSYAYPLAVDPMGMSMPILVPDETVDLEDPDAVTLTKGALVLDRHGDDIGVVDDLRFDADSGRVQGFVLRVGGALRTLFGGGDTVEVSRLQIESVGESIVRLRLAKDEVEAAAAAAAHA